In the Perca flavescens isolate YP-PL-M2 chromosome 10, PFLA_1.0, whole genome shotgun sequence genome, CGTGCACGGCTTACCGAGTAACAGTCCTCTGAGTTCTCTGCAGAGTCATTCTCAGCTTTGTCCGTCTGCTCTTTCTGTTCTGCCCCCTCGTCATCCTCCCCTTCCTGCTCTTTCTCCAGCTCAGCCATCAGGTTGACGTAGGGCTCCAGATCTCTGCAGAGGGCCATTGAGTGGTGCTCTGAAGGAAGAGCAGGAGGCTCCTGGGCTACTTCAGGAGGATGAACCAGCCAGCAACAAGGTGATTTGGTGATGGGGTGGACCTGCTGGTTCTCTGCTACCAGTGACAGGTCAGGGCTGTACGGCTGGTCTTGTAGCTCAGCACATGACACAAACTAAAAGAACATAGGGGAGAGGTTGTCTTAGACAGCAACACACTTTGAACCTTTATAAAAGAAACACGTATGTATAGAGTATATATGAGACATCCAGTTTTCTTGATATAAATACGTACAGTAGATGTACTGTATTACAGGCTTAATCTCTAATTTAGTATTCTGCAAACAAAAGGCTAAAGCTAAGCACTAAAATTCAGAGATTAAAACCTGCTTTTACAGCTGAATTGACATGTCTAATGAGCACTGAAGTttctaccattttttttttaagaaatacaGAAAATTCCAAATGTTCCACTTTGAAGTCACTCTTCACTCATATGTGTGAATATAGCTGTCATTTCTACAAATTTCATCAAAAAATAATGATCGGGCCctgatcttttatttatttttttatttcaactaGCACATGTGAGTTCCCTTAATAGataatttgatttaatttcaATCACTTACCTCTGGCTTTTCGAAAGGGTCAGAGAAGCAGCCTTGGTTCCTTCCCCACATCTGGGTTGCCTGTTCTGGGTACTGCATGTCTGCACAGAGCGCCACTTTACGGGCGCAGTCACTAACATAGACTGGGGGCCAGTAGCGGGAGGACAGGAGCAGGTCTACGTGGTCTCGAGCAGTCTCTCCTCTCACCAAGTACTTAGAGCCGCACACCACCTGGACACAGGTATAGGATGAGTAACACTAAAAACCCTTTCAAAAGTCTTAACAAATACATAGGGGATATTTGGGTTTCAATTTTCACTGTGCTTATGTAACATTTATCCGTTTTTCATATGAGACTGATTTTTGAAGAGAATGACAGGGCTGCTGTTTTTACCTTGTGGGGGCAGATCGTGGACAGCTTGCCAGCGGTGAGGTGTGGAGGGGGCTGTGGGGCCGTGGGGAGGCCACCATGGACAAGTGTGTACAAGGCGATCAGGGAGGCCAGAAGCTCATtctaacacagagagagagacagaaaggatgCTTTCATTTAAGCAAACTCCCTCACAGATATGATTAGCCCAGAGTAAGCAGAGATACGATGAACTCAAACACAAAGTAATAAGGAAACCATCTTTCAACTAAATTCAACCTCCCATTACAGCAAGCAAACCAACTTGCTGACAtacccttgagcaagacactaaaGTTTTACCAGCCCTAGagtgtggggggaggggaggaggatttcctgttttttaggccaagaaTTTATCACATGATTAGTTTATTTGGCCAAACCGTAACACTCCTATTCTAGCGAGTATTTTAGGGTCAACATGTTTACTTCCAGTCATTACcataaaacagcaaaaacatgTGAGCATAATAAGCACATttgtttctcacacacacacacacacacacacacacataacacacacacaccttagtgGAGCCTGGGGTGATGCTCGCCCCACAGTGGTCCAGTATAGTTCTCAGCTCGTCCTCACTGTGATCTTCAATCTTGTCGAGTCTCAGCTGACCATCATGAATGAGACGCACCAAAACGGATGGATCTCCTAAAACAGATGATGAAAACCATTCTCTCAAAAATGTGCTCTCCTTAAGCCACTGTGACCAAAATAGATTAATAGATAGAATGGAATTAATTTGTATAAAAATGATTACTCAtagaaattattatttaatgtaaatCTGTACTGCAAGGGAGAATAACTTAACACGTAACACTAACTTGAGACTAAATTGAAACTGGAACCCTTACATTTGCATCATCATGATGTTATGATATCAGTCTAGGTCTTCTATGAGAGTGGGTATGGTTAGCCTTTTGATGGGGTCAGTACTGACACGTCACATGAGGGGGGTGTGGTGTTGTTGATCTGATTAACCCAGCCATTGCAAGTGTGTGGAGTATTCattcaggaagaaaaaaaaggagaagctGGAGGCTTCAAGCGGCAAGATACACAAGACTGTTTTGTTTTACCCACAACACGACTTTTTgtaaatacaccttttaaaacctgaacTACAACACAGAGAGCAAGCTGGCGTAGTCAAAGCAGAGGTCGCTCCCAACGGCATGGACACCAATGCCAGCAGCCATCTTTCGACCGCGAACGGAAATAGTGGCTGGGTGAGTCAGATAACACAGCACAACCCCTCTAGAAGTAGGAAAGATATACACTCATCCAGGCAAGCTCAGGTCTCATTCTCACGTTAAAAGCAACACGCAGGGAGAGCAGACAATATAAAGGCtttgacacaccaacccgacggccgactttcgtcagaaaaggcagtcggactccccgagttggtcaaaaaagtacCTTGGAAcggtacgttctgcgcgtgcgcgagacgtaatacgtctccgtaatagcaggcggcactaatctgtattgtcgcccaaaatttaaaaccggcagctgattggacgaacgcgtcatgtGAGTCTGGCTTCTCTGgaatttcaaagccagaccatCATGGCGGCTCcttcggaatacgatctcatattttacgaaaatagttcaccaaaacgtgtttctgaaaacacttTAAGCGGGAAAAAGGCCATGCAGTTACTGAATCTGtcctgcagcgccacgttacattccgcaacgccctgctgtgaagttcatacgcacagagtaatcaggatccggtattggagactgcactactcagtatgacacgatgtgccctgctatgccatgaacttccacgactaccttcgaagtcactgttccattatctttaatgtgactattatttgccactgtttatcaccgcctatcaagagtctgggtctgccgaggtttcttcctaaaagggagtttttccttgccactgtcgcaacagccactgctaatgcttgctcttgagggaattactgtaattgttggggctttggaatttaaagagtgtggtctagacctactctatctgtaaagtgtcttgagataactctgttatgatttgatactataaataaaatttaattgaaatttaattgaatttcagatcgacaaaggtcagtttaaaagattttcgtcagattttgagagactctagtcacgctcattccgcttgccatttccgggttagcactccaccaatcagactgGTCgctgagtccgactgcccgccttccgattcaacatgtcaaatcggcccaaatgaaggctgacgactcctccgactgacgacggcacggaacacaccgaacagactcaagtcactgacctggttggtgtgtcagggccttaagtaATGTTATGAGCTAGGTCAGCCTTTAGTAGcgtttttttcctttgttctaCGAGCCCAGGTTAGCTTAGCCTTGTTACAATTGGGAGCTATCATATGAATGTCCGCGTGTGTTATTCAGGTTTGTGTTAATCAGGCGTGGTTTGTTTTGTGGCATTATTTTGAACCGTAACATTGTGGTAAGTGGGCGTGAGTGTGGCCTATTGTTTAGGCTTTTGAAATGGTTTGGCTGGCTTTGTTGTTAGACTTTGGCTGTAATGTGATTGGGTTTTGCTGATTAGCATGTTTTGGATGGTTGCTTGTGCTTTTCAGCAAATCAATATTGTTGTTGCCATTTGGGTAACACTGGTTCACATAGCCTGTCTACACATTGTTGTATCCCCACCTATGGTGATTCAAGCGCTGATAGCTGAACATGGGAGAATTTGAGCCAAAGAAGTTTCTTAAAACTGAAGTAACCCGTGCACAGGTAGTTAAGCTTGATAGACAGGAACTGTGGAAAGTGATTGAGTATTTGGAGTCAGAGGTTTCAGAGGAGGCTGAGAAGCCAGAACTCATGTTGAGTATTTTGATTAGGCAGAGAGATTGTGAACGAGCACGAGCTTCAACAGAAAGAACATGAATGACAGGAAAAAGAGAGCGAGAGTGGGAGCATGAAAGGAGAAAGCTTGACTTGGAGAAAGCTAAGCTCACTTTAGATAATAGGTGTCAGGAACAACAAGACTTTTTTATATCCATAATTAATTCCCTCCGGTGCCAAGGTTTGACCCTGAGAAAGTTGAgctattttttttagatgtttgcgattggccTAAAGAGGAATGGGTAACTCTGATTGAAGGGTCCCTAGCAGGTAAATCTTAGGAACCTTATGTTGCTCTAGACTTCGCTGAGGTTGCTGATTATGATGCGGTGCGAGGAACACATTACTGTAGCTGTATGTGGGCACCCACAGCTCCATAGCACCTCATTATTTGGACAGAGACCGGACGAAAAAGGAGTTGGATTACCTGGTAAATTCTGAAATtatgtgtctgtggttgtgtttaTGGAACAGCTACAATGTTAGCACAGCACTGATCAATCCGAACTCCAGAAAACAAGCATATCATGATGAAACTAAACACTTTTCTCCCTtatttcagacaaaaaaaaaatgtaatactgaAGATTTCCCCATCACAGGATTAAGGCATGTAAAAAGATGAAATGCCGCAGATGTTTAAAAGAATCAAGTACCTGagggctgctgtgtgtgtgacaggacCTTGTCCTTCTCTGTGTTGATGACAGTGGGACTCCTCATCAATGGGGGAATGAAGGGAGCGATGATAGAAGCATCCACCCATGTGATAGGGATGTCAGTGGGGAAAGTCGCTTGCTCGATAGCCTCACTTTCCATGGTGAGCCAGAAGTCATCCACGTTCACCTCATCCGAGACTGAACACTTAGGCCAGGTAAACTGTCGACAGTATCAAATGTGTGTAAGCATGTGGAGAGGACACTACAGTATGCAGCATGTAGGCACACACACCTAACATCTTTACAAGATTACTTTCTTTAGGTTTTATGTggaatacatactgtatgataCCGTCATTGCTAAACAGCTATCAGTATGTTGTCATGACTAACTTGGGCTTTAATTTGTTGACACATTTTCTTGCATTAATCTCTCACCTCCACATTCTTTAGCTCCAGGACGTTGCTTGTGTATCGCTGTGCAATCTCCAGTTTGGGAGCAACACCACAAATGCCGCAGATCATGTCGTTGTAATCGCGCACTGTCAGACACTCAAATGCCCAGTAGCCATTCAGGAGAAGCTCTTGAATTCGAGATAACTCTTCTGGACTCAAAGCATGCGCTGATGCAAAACAAGAAGACATAATGAAAATCATAGAAAACATACTGTAAAAGGCAGAAGATACAAGATTGCAAATGTTAAAAATCCAAGACAAAATTAAACACAGTTGCAGAATTCATGTATGTAGAGTTAAATCCAGTGTTTACCAGGGTGATTGGGGGTGTGGTCTAGTATGGTCCTGGCTACCTGATAGGGGGGTTGGCCCAGTTTGATACTGGACCTGATCTTCAGGAATAGGTCGATACTAACAAGCAGTCTGTTGCCTATGTTGAACAAACCTGTCACAAAAAGAATTAAGATTTCAATTCACAGCTGACAAaaggccattaaaaaaaaagctgcagccaatatgttgattttgtagtggtggcccaccatggcaaaatttctgccaccacggtatcagaaatagggctgtacaaacttttttgttgcagttgccttttaaattatcctgccgctcacattgcattgttgttcggacagacctgcccccactgctaaaaaaattcCTAAATCTAATTTTGCATTTTgatatcataataataataaatcagtTTGGGCAAAGGAGTTGAAAATGTATGAGAAATGAAAACTGCAAGAAAAAAGGGGACCAGTACCATTAACTGGAATATTATCATATGGTATGCAAACATATTTAACAGTTGTGCTGCCCCCTTTTGGCCGATCAGCAAAATACTGATTGTAGTTGATTAAAAGTCTAGTTAGAAACAGTTTTGTAAATTGTGTCTCTCATACAATCAACCTGAATAAATGCAGAAGCTTCCACCTTGAAGTAGGCCTGCACGAGAAATTGTTATAAAAATTGCGATCTCGATTCACCCCTGTTCgcgatttaatttttaaatgactttgattttattttattttttttattgaaagcatttgacattgacatgttttaattatgtaaagacacattcaaggagttcagatagagccatatttaattcaatgtgttatatgtcactatttttggtagcctactgtacttaaatggccactatgtactttattttctttattcattgaagtctttatgtttacaggcttgtggtgatgcacaCTGTGCTAcaggtgccaaaaaaaaatctatgtttgctactgccaatttgttttgttttgtcatggttcacgtgtgcaataaacattacacttcgtgAGAAAAGAAttgtggcagagaatcgtgatatcaattctaagctaaaagattgtgattcatatttttccctgaATCATGCAGGCCTACATTGAAGCAatcagtgtattttattttttttaaattatgaaaCAGAAGTGATACCCATGATTCCTAGAAGTACATCCATAATTTGATCTGTTGTGTTTGAGAGATTCTAAACAAATACAGCGTCACTTCTGACACAATGGAGTAGAtgaacaatgtttttgtcagcGGTGCCGTTTACCTGGATGCAGGTCTGTGAAGCTGTGCAGAGCCAGACACTGAACGTTGAGACACACCTTGAGCTGAAGAGTGGCTGTCTGGATCAGTGTCTCAGTAAGCAGCCAGCAGTCCTCTTGTCCTGCAATGGTACTAGGATGTACAAGCACACACACGTAAGAAGATACATTAGGAAATCAACACGACATGCCGGTACTGACGTACTAAAACAAGAAGCAGATTAGATAGGATACAGAAACCCATCTTCTTACCTCTGACTTCCTTTGAAGAGAGGGTAGTTACACAGACCACAGTGAGTAGCTGCTGATTCATAGAACTGAGGCCACCCGGACTCTACCAGCGTCTCAGCCTCTACGCCGTCCTCGTGCTCCTGGCCACTTGGTTGAACCAAGACGATCTGGAGACTATTGAGCTCCTGGATGAGGGTCAACGTTTCCTGAAGCTCAGTCTCGCTCTCAGGAATCTGAAGGGAACGGTGCAGTAACTGCAGGGTATTTTGGCGCTGGATGTCCTTCTGAGCAGGACTCAGGGCCTGGTACGGATCGAGCAGAGTCCCAGACTGAGAAAGGACAAAAGAAGTCCAGTTTTGAGGGGAGAGGTTGGCTTCAACAATCACTTAAATGAAGGGGAgtcattaaatacaaaaaacagaaaatcgAGATTTAGGGATACGAGATACAGCTGGAAACCTACATTTGGAGGAATTAAGCTTTTACCTTTGCTCTCTTGGCGTTCTTCTGGGTCAGCTCACAGCCACATTTAGGGCAAACTGCAGGTTTGTGTCTGTTCTTATACATATAGTCACAGGACGGGTTCTTACACCGACCCCTTCCTCGTGCTGTAGACAATCCCAAATCCTAAAACAAAGGGCAAGAATGATCTACAAATCAAAAAATCTGGATatctagagaaaaaaaaattagattagAAAGGAACATTTagtgtaatttaatttaaaaaaggataAATTGCACAAAGAATAGTAGTATACTGACAAAGCTGGAAATGGTGTGTTGTTTGAAAGGCACGACAGACAGGATATTCACTCTCCTATCAACCAATGAAGACACAGCCTGGCTTCCATCTGCTGGGACAGAAGAATCCTACGGAAAGATGTGCAGAGGAGTGAGGATATAATCTGCATCGTTGccgtttgtatttgtgtgtctttttctaagtgtctgtgtgtgtctgtttctaactgtgtgtgtgtgtgtgtgtgtgtgtgtgtgtgtgtgtgtgtgttaacctgTTTGACTGCGGATGTTGGGCCCGTCTGGCCGAGCTGCTTTAAAGTGCTAGGTTTGAGACCCGTTAAACTCTCTCGAGGCACTGTGGTTAGACAACGACCACATCAGTTGAAAGCAGTGACCTCAGAAAGTGCAGTCACTTATATACACATATCCCTTCCTCTCTgtacaataaaatgtatttatgccAATAATAAGCATTGACTGAACATACAATACAACTGTATCCAAAATACGAACTGAAAGATTACATTTAATAAGgtataatacaaataaaattaaaataatgcaCAGTACCAGTGGATGATTTATTGTTGTTTGCAGTCTGAAACTTTCCTTTGTCAGGGTGAACAGTTCTGATCTGGAACAACGGCCGGCCtagaaacacaaacatatgTTAACATCTTAATTGAACACTGACAACAGCCTGTGTGCTGGATGTTTTATCTCACCTGTGCTATAGTAGGCAGGAAGGATGGGTCTCACAGGCCTCTTATGAACAGTGGCATTGCTTCTGATTTGAACTTGAAGACTTTCTTGCATCTGTCTACTTAATGTCAGAGGGAAAGTATATCAAGTGAGATGTACACTATTATCAAAACTTGCAATAAAAACAGCTgcaataacaacacacacaggtgtCATTATACTTCTGTTCCATTCATATTTCTGGGTTAACAAAAGGTTAACAATCCCACTTTTATACAgttaaacatttcaaataaacaacaacaacaataagtAACTATTTACCACACATATAGCAAAGTTATATACCTACTGCACTTAAGCACCAATCTGCAAAAGGTGTACAGCACAGTTTTCACACAACGGTTACAGTCCACATGGTCAACACCCTAAGGGTTCCATGTAGCAAACAGAACACACTTAAAAAACTGGCATTAAAACTTCATGGGTACTCACTTTGGTTGTTCCTGCTCCTTGATgctgctgccctctggtggcTTTCCAGCTGGAACTGCACACTGCTTTCTGGAGCATTGTTTAAAttgccctttttttttgctCCCAGTGGCGTTTGTTTTACGGACATCAGCATTCCCCTCCTGAGCAGGGTGAGGTGTGGGTTGGCAGCTTGCATTCGTCTTGGTTTCAGCTTTCTGTGGCAATTTATTGGACACGGCTACTTTCTCTTGTGTCTTCTTTGCCTAATTTATAAATGCACCCAAAATTCAAAATTAACTGACTTGAACCGCAGGTCATAACTGGAGAATGAATCGTTGTACTCATGGGTGTTCATATAAGATTGACCATCCCAAACGGTTATATGCAGATACTGCTTAACACTTACAGCAGGTATCCATTTTCCACCCAAGTGGCTCCCACATTCAGGGCACGTTGGTGGCTTGTGGCGGGTGACATACACAAATGAACATCCAGGATTTAGACACCTCCCACGACCTCTCCGGGTGTATGTCTTCACAGACTgcacaaaaagagaaaagagaaaaacatggAGGTTCATGTCTCTCCCCCCCCAATCATCTTAAATCTAAATAATGATATTCCTAAATATAATTTTCTCTGTGTGGACTCTGTACTTGCCAATTTCAGTATTGACATTAGGTTAAGTTGGAAACGTTCCATGGGAATTAACAGCAATaaatgggaattaatgggaattaatgggaataaactggatatttttaatattgctttgttataatactgttagtctataacaaggttttttttttttggggggggtgtaaaaaaaaaaaaaaaaagattaacagtatgtaaatgtagttacttttcccatgtgattgcagtatacataacatttatttttttaataaaaaaatatgaaccggtagagcttgaatcgcaaTTTGAAtgttaatagattttttttggtgtgttaattgtatagcccactaaccatagtaaatcaaaattggaatgtttccaaaattgcccagctaaactttccatggaaagcaatattaaaaatatcaaGTTTATTCCTGTTAATTCTCGTTAattcccgttaattcccatgaaagtttccaaattggaatgttttccaaaattccccagctaaactttccatggaaagtttccggAAATTTACCAGAAACTTTCTGCCCCTTTGCAAccctaatttttatttttattttattttaacattaattagGTGGATGAATAATGTGGGCAATTACCATTTTATAGGAAGGAGTGGCACTTTGTTCTATGCTAGCTCCTACAGAGACCATCATCACTGGGCCCACAGAGCTGACACCTGGCAAAGACTTGGGCTCTAGCAGGTTCTGAAGTGATAGACAAATCGTTTCACTGCATTAGTTAAATTCCTTTTGGTGATTAAAATGGTCAagcaataataatataataacaataaaaaatataataataactaataattTTGACTAAATTAAGCTCATTCTTCTTACTGGTAGAAGGACATTTGATTCTCACCTGGGTGGGTATGATGGCAACCACCTGTGTAGTTTCCCCCTGTATCTTCTGCATCATCGCCCCATAACCACTACCAGCAACTCTAGTCTCCTTTCCTTTCAGCGTCACCCCATTTGCTGTAAGGCCAGCAGAGCCCTGTGAGCCATGGGTGTCTGTTGAGGCCGGGGCTATGCATAagacagaagaggaggaggaaggagggattCCTCGGGGGGCCGTGAGATTAGACACCACAGTTGTTTCCTCTGCCATGTCTTCGACAACAATGGGCAGCTCAGAGAGGTCCACCTCACCGGCCAAACCAAGAGGTGTGAACTGGGGCTCTTGGGTGAGAGAGACGGAAGGCAGGCCTCCCTCCACTGGAGAGTCCAGAGACTCCACACTCATCTCTGGCTGAGAGCATTCCAGCTGCTGATTTGAGGAGCAGCCTTTAGACAAGAGAAAGTAACTGGCTCTGGGGAGGATTTTGCGGAAGCCTGGCAGGTCTTTGGAGGGGGTGAGAGACGACTGAGGAAAAAGCACAATCACAAATATTCTTCATGGCTATCTGTCAAGACGAAGCAGGAAAAAGCTGCTCCATCTCTGCTGCGGTACTTGATGCTAATGGGTCACTTCATTCAGACTTTCTCTGTAGTTACATGAGCCAAATGTATTAATTACAAATGAAATCAATCCAATTGACTACACGAGTGCTCTGCAGTGCGTAATCATAAAGAAGGAGTATGATATACTCAACAGCCTATACCAAATCAAGAACTCGATCATGGGCAAACCTTTTAAAAAGATTGCCTAGGGTTGTCTGGTTGGCACTATCATTAATTTACTGCTGCAGGTTTTACTGACGCAACAGAATATACATTACTATCCCTGCAGGCATTAGAATGTATTAAACAGTAATAGTCATGTAACTTCTGACTTGTTTATCATAGTATGTTCCGTTTGTCATAGACTTTTCTGCAACTCGTTTTGCACTTTTTGCTCATTTAGGTGATCGATGAGCCTTAAACTGTTTAAAGTTAGTTGCGTATCAGCTGAGCTTTACTTGGCATGAACCATGATTCAGAGTCTACTAAAAACAAGTGAACATCATTGAACTGCAAAGAAGCAGTACAGATATTCTGACCATGGAAAGATATCTAAATAAACATTTCCCACACCTTCAAGTTACTTTCAGAACAGGACAGTttattctgattttatttttatttgtgaaataaaagGCTCCATGGATGCTCAGATGCACTGGtttgtttataataataaaaagttgaGGATGCAGCTTACTGTGTCTATGCCCTCCTTCTCAGACTTGGCCTTCTCCAGATAGTAGGCTTTCTCAGCTACGCTGAGCCTTTTCCAGCTTTCACTGATTCTCTTGTTGATCTCTGACTGTGGTAGATTAGGAATTTCCTGTTGCATAATCTGATGAACATCAAAGTAGTATAGCAGGTAGGCAGAcctaagacagacagacaaacagatggACTCCATGTCAATGGGGGAGACATTTTTAGAGGCTGGTATTCTGTTTAAGACAGGGCATAATTAGtgtcatgacatttttttttgctatgtACATTACCTAGGTTTCTTAGGTTTCTCAACACTGTCTTCTTGAGCTTtgctcttcctctttttttgggTGGTCACCTCCATTTGGCTGTAGTAGCTCTCCACCTCCTCAGTCACTTTCACAACCTCAAACACCTCCACTTTCTCCATGATCTCCAAAGATCTAGGGCGAACTTGAAAACGAATATGAGCTTAGTTGGTTGTTCATGTTTGAACCTTGGTGAAGGTAGTTTATTGTTGTATCAGACTGCATCAGTTGAGCCAAATTTAGGGTTACTAAATATATATTGCTTTGCAAAATACTATGCTTTTGACACCCTAGACGATACAAAGTTTCAACGGACACTCATTGCTTAGCGTCACTCCTCTACGACATCACTGGAATTCTGAAGTTTATTATAGTTCAGTAGGTGGCTATATGTCAGCTGATGAGATGCAAATAAGAGTACTTCGTCTAATAAAAGCCACAGAAAGTAGGATAGAGTGACTACGGGCTGCCACTTCATGCAGAGAGAATATAGCACTATAATGTCATAATCAAATAAATATCATGGAAACGTGTCATGCATAGGGCTCTTATGGAGACTAATGAAGTGTTAACACGTTAAAAGCTCTGGTCCTTTTCCTGCTTTAAAAGTAGGTTTACTGGCGTGTGCTTATACTGCCTGCACAGTCAGTGAGTTATCCAATGAAATGCCTTCTTATTGAAGCCTTACCTACGATGGCCCGATGCTCTACAAACTGCTCTAAACAACCTTTAGTAGTCCCCGAAAAAGTCAGGCATTGTGCCGATGGTAAGTAATGCTGAAAGTCGGCTATACTTCATATTAAATCAAGGATTTGCGATGCATACATGTCtgtaaagtaacgttagccccGTTTCTCGtcgacgtaaaaaaaaaaaaaaacatggcggTTTGTTGCTATGGTCCTAAACCAATCAAATGCACGAATAAACAAGTATGGACCAATCACGGGAGACGTTTTTGACACGTTGAAGTAACGCGTGCGTCCCAAACACAACTCAGACCAAAGTAGTTGAGCCGAAGCAAAAGTAAGCTGTCCCAGGCTTGGGAACCGATCACTGATTATCCCACTGAGCAAACATGGCGGATGACAAGGTGAGTGAGTTAACTGTGCTCTGGCTTTAAATGTGTAATAATTCAACATTAATTTCTCTTGTTTCGTCAGATGACAGCCACTGCTAGAGGAGGAGGACAAAAAAATCGGTTCCTCTCAGCAGAAATTGGCCGTAAAATTACGT is a window encoding:
- the hmgxb3 gene encoding HMG domain-containing protein 3 isoform X1, which encodes MEKVEVFEVVKVTEEVESYYSQMEVTTQKKRKSKAQEDSVEKPKKPRSAYLLYYFDVHQIMQQEIPNLPQSEINKRISESWKRLSVAEKAYYLEKAKSEKEGIDTSSLTPSKDLPGFRKILPRASYFLLSKGCSSNQQLECSQPEMSVESLDSPVEGGLPSVSLTQEPQFTPLGLAGEVDLSELPIVVEDMAEETTVVSNLTAPRGIPPSSSSSVLCIAPASTDTHGSQGSAGLTANGVTLKGKETRVAGSGYGAMMQKIQGETTQVVAIIPTQNLLEPKSLPGVSSVGPVMMVSVGASIEQSATPSYKMSVKTYTRRGRGRCLNPGCSFVYVTRHKPPTCPECGSHLGGKWIPAAKKTQEKVAVSNKLPQKAETKTNASCQPTPHPAQEGNADVRKTNATGSKKKGQFKQCSRKQCAVPAGKPPEGSSIKEQEQPNRQMQESLQVQIRSNATVHKRPVRPILPAYYSTGRPLFQIRTVHPDKGKFQTANNNKSSTVPRESLTGLKPSTLKQLGQTGPTSAVKQDSSVPADGSQAVSSLVDRRVNILSVVPFKQHTISSFDLGLSTARGRGRCKNPSCDYMYKNRHKPAVCPKCGCELTQKNAKRAKSGTLLDPYQALSPAQKDIQRQNTLQLLHRSLQIPESETELQETLTLIQELNSLQIVLVQPSGQEHEDGVEAETLVESGWPQFYESAATHCGLCNYPLFKGSQSTIAGQEDCWLLTETLIQTATLQLKVCLNVQCLALHSFTDLHPGLFNIGNRLLVSIDLFLKIRSSIKLGQPPYQVARTILDHTPNHPAHALSPEELSRIQELLLNGYWAFECLTVRDYNDMICGICGVAPKLEIAQRYTSNVLELKNVEFTWPKCSVSDEVNVDDFWLTMESEAIEQATFPTDIPITWVDASIIAPFIPPLMRSPTVINTEKDKVLSHTQQPSGDPSVLVRLIHDGQLRLDKIEDHSEDELRTILDHCGASITPGSTKNELLASLIALYTLVHGGLPTAPQPPPHLTAGKLSTICPHKVVCGSKYLVRGETARDHVDLLLSSRYWPPVYVSDCARKVALCADMQYPEQATQMWGRNQGCFSDPFEKPEFVSCAELQDQPYSPDLSLVAENQQVHPITKSPCCWLVHPPEVAQEPPALPSEHHSMALCRDLEPYVNLMAELEKEQEGEDDEGAEQKEQTDKAENDSAENSEDCYSVSRARRQPVVFNNTACYYLYNRLVDFLTSRDIVSQQINQVVNACQPGEVVIRDALYRLGVAQINTEKEEDEGSGAEGQTQEGGTESYEVVLPE